Genomic window (Rosa chinensis cultivar Old Blush chromosome 6, RchiOBHm-V2, whole genome shotgun sequence):
GATCGATGTTTGTTCCTTAACCTACTCATTAAAATGGCTAGTTTTCTGACATATGTCTTGGCCTTTGAAATGAATGTACATATAGCTAGGAAACACATATTGAAGTAGCTAGGTCGGTCCCCAGTGCTTCACAGGCCATCGATATTCGTTGTTTTATTTTACTGTGTGTTTGCTAGCTAGTGAgactgtgagagagagagagagagagagagagagagagaggcggcctctctctctctctttctatgaTAATCAAGCACTCGTGATTTAGCAGTGAAACTGGTTATTTATAGTACGTATCTTGACGATTGAGGTTAACAGTAGGCAGTAGCAAACAAGGGCGACAGTAAAGAATTATATCAGCAGCTTAATTAATTACCTCAGTGTAAAAAAATAGCTAATAACTAATTAGCTAGATGCCAGAATATTAGTAATAATTAAGAACagatatttaaataaatatatagaaGGGTGAAAACTCAGGTCAAGGGGTAACATCCAAATATTTTGATAAAACTTAtgatcatatattcatatgatgTGTATATATCAGTTAAATTATTAACTGTCATTTCTTGGTTGGCTAAAATTCAAAGAAGGGGGTCTGAGTTCAAGATTCAGATTCACTGGATGCATGATGTACGTTCTTGTTTCAGTTTTGCTGTGCTGGTTTCTGAGACAATCATGTTGTGTCTGGCTAGCTGTTATTCAAACCgacaccaacaaaaaaaaaaaattggatttgATTTTCGTGTATATATGGACTAAGCTACTGTTCGTTTCCTTTTGGGCACTCTCTGTCTCCCAAAAGCCCTCCTTTTCTGGTTGGGTAAATTCCCAATCTGGTATACAACAGAAAAGCCGAATATTGAGTTGGGCCTATTTGTGGGCTTAGGATGGGTCTAACACACGCTGGGTAGGTAGCAAAATCACCTGATCAAGAAGAGATGCACGACATTTTAACACGTCCTTAACAATGTTCTTTCTCTTTTAAGTTTTTCTTGGTGAACTCCtacatcatctttttctttttcttttacaagCCATTATGAAAAGGTACTTTAGAGATTCCATTTAAAGGGTCACGTTATAAGCCAGGTGAGCGAatgttttttctattttgttttcttaaCTTAAACACCACACAAACTTACTTACCTCATTCAATTAATCACGTAAAATGACTCAATACTAACCCAACTCGTTTATAATTTCATCATACTCACATTATCATGTTCATCATGTTTATGTAACTCATTTAATTTATCTTAAGGGGAATGAAATTCACGCTTCTTGTTTCAGACTAAAACTCTATTTCTAAAATCGATATATTAATCACAAGAGTCATTTTAACATGTACACTCTTTGAAGTCCCAATAGTAGTTTACAATCTCACGAACGCTCACCAAACGTTAAACATTTCTTCCCCAAAAGGTCTCAACCCAATCTCAAAACCCCAAGATAGCGGCCACACACCTGGTTCTGCTGGGCCACCTCCCTTACATTTTCTATTTGCTGGGTTTGACCTCTCTTCTATCTGTTTCCTACCCTGCTCTTTAGTCTTTATGGGCTAAAGGCGCCATAAACACAAAAGTATAAAAGCAAAAGATGGGTTTGGTATCCCTGGCACAGCATCATCGGGAAAAGTAAACGCCCGAAGATTAGCCAAACCCAAACCTCGTTTAGTTTGGTGTTTACGTTCTGAAGTTTGCAACTTTGAGAAGACAGAGTCCCCCGAAGCAAATAATTTTATGTTAAACCTTTGCGGGGACTAGGGAACAAATAAAGATGAAGATTGCAGTAGAACTAATTTGACCAAACAGACGTGTCAAAACAACGTGCGTACTTATCCATCAATCCAGGGGGGTGCTTCTGATCTTAGCCGTCCTCTATAAAACTCAGGTATCGGGAAGTGAAGCGCATATTTCGTTTTCTCAATGCAAAAAAGCACACATCTTTATACACAAAGCTTgtaaattttaagctaaaaaaTCAATGAAGCTTGGCGTTTGGGATTTGGGTAATTGCCACTATGCATATCAGGGTTGTTGTTAGCCCCATTCAATCTCCCATTTTCCATTTTCCACAGAGATAAAGAAAAAGCGGGAGGGACAAGAAATGAGGGAAGATGATCGTGGCCCAGAAAATTCAGGGTCGAAGCAATCAGGGCCGCACGATTGGCTGACCAACTTCCACCGTGATCTGATGGCCGGGGCGGTGATGGGTGGGGTGGTGCACACGATTGTGGCTCCGATAGAGAGAGCCAAGCTGTTGCTGCAGACCCAAGAGAGCAATATGGCCATTCTTGGGGGAGGAAGGACCAAATTCAAGGGCATGTTGGATTGTATAGCCCGTACGGTTAGAGAAGAAGGCATCTTGTCTTTGTGGAGAGGCAATGGCAGCAGTGTTCTTCGTTATTACCCTTCTGTAGCTCTCAATTTTTCCCtcaaggtaatttttttttttctggtcaaGATTGCTAATTTCTTATGTGTTTCAATTGGTTTAGGATTAATTGTGATGGGTTTGTTATTTGGGGAGATTGCTTGGTTTTGGATGCAATGGACTAATTGAGAACCTTTGATTGCATTGAGGGAATATGAAAGATCAGTGTGTTTGTTTGAACATGGAGAAAGTGTATATGAATGCATGCTTGTATTTCCTATTTACTTGAATGTTTTAAGAGAAAGGAGTCCTTAGGGAGCAACATTGTCTTATTGGTATCTCATGATGATCTGTAATGTTGCTGGTTCCTGCATTACAAAACTTGAGTCAGATTGTGTGTTGCTTCTGGCAAAGTAGATTTAACTGAGGGAGTTTGTTGGTAGATAGATTTTGAATGTGAAATTGCTAGCTAGAACTTGTCTGGAGGAGTGGCTCTTTTAGTCCAAAGATCTGCATCCTTTCGGATGAATTCCCCTCTATCTAGTCTGCTAGCTATGACGGAGAGAAAGTAGCTGATATAAATTGGTTCATGGTCTGTTAAACATTTGTCCCTGATATCCAATCCACTATTACTGAGGGCTTTTTATCGGCAATTGTTATAAAAGATATTTGAGGTATCTGGTCGAGTTTGAGCACATTGTAGATAAGGGGTTTGGTTCACCATGCATGGATGCTCCGTTTGTAAGGGGATTTTTGAAAGCAAGAGGGTGAGGTTGCAATCATATTCTGGTTTTCTACTCCTGCCTGGTTCATAGGACAATGTTAGGCATGGTTTAAGTCTGTCTAGGAACAGCACTGGGTTGCAATGTTTGAGAGTGATAATGGTGAGACTTTTGAGATATCAAGCATGATGCAGGACAGCACAAGGTGGGTTATTGCCTTTAAATGTGCTGAGCCTTAGATGGTAGAAACTTTAGTAATGGAAGGAGGTGTTTACAGAGGAGAAAAAGATTGTGTTTTAGTTTTGGAGAGATTAGAGTGGTTTGAAATAATAGGGAGGCGAAGAGAGACTTAGGAAGGAGATCTCAAGGCACTACGACTTTTGGAAATGCTGAAATCTATTTGTCAAAGTATTGAGGTCATGTCATTCAACCATAAAATTAGTTGTTCATAAGATTCTCATAAAAATTACAAGTTATAACCAAGATTTAAACTGTGGCATTGTCTTAGATGCAGTAAGTAAAGAAGATAGCAAAGAAATTCTCCGCTTAAGAGAGGTTTTTCAAGTCTAGTCGATGTGACTACTTCATTAGGGTGGGAGGATTCCCTTCCCTTGATAAgcctgaaaagaagaaattagaaAAGGCTAAGGTAATTATGGAGTGTTAGCTCTAGGAGATTGAGATGGTTTCTTTAACCTGTGTCTCAAATTGCATATTGCCTGTCCTTGATAGTGTTAGTGTTATTTGTGAAGCTATGATGGCAGAAGTTAGTAACAGTATTGACTGTGAGATTAAACAGAAGTAAAGCTTTAGAAGAATAGCAGAAATCCATTAGTTCCTATACTTGTTAACAATGtgtatatattaaatatacATTCTAAGTTTATTATCATGATACGAAGCAAATTACAAGTATAAATCTACAGCAAAAACATTGATAACATTCTGTCTTTGGCGCATTGATGTTGATAGTGAAGGAGTCTACCATTCTAGTTATTGTTTGCTATTATGGTTGATGAAGGTGTTAATAGTACATGATGATTTCAAAGTGTTCAAATCTTCATATCGTGTAGTGCATGGTCCTtactaattttttcttttacagGATCTTTATAGAAACATGTTAAGGAGTGGAAGCTTAGATGGTCATTTTTTGTCTGGTGCACCTGCCAATTTCATTGCTGGGGCTGCTGCTGGTTGTACAACATTGATTATAATATACCCCCTTGATATTGCACATACCCGCCTTGCTGCTGACATTGGAAGAAATGAAGCCCGTCAATTTCGAGGGATCTACCATTTCCTGGTTACCATTCGCCAGAAGGATGGGACTCGAGGCATTTACAGAGGTCTTCCTGCCTCGCTACAGGGGATGGTCGTTCACCGAGGactttattttggaggctttgATACAATGAAAGAGATCTTATCAGGAAATTCGAAGAAACATGAGCTGGAGTTGCCAATGTGGAAACGTTGGGTAGTGGCTCAGGCAGTCACGACCTCTGCTGGATTGCTGTCATATCCACTGGATACAGTTcggaggaggatgatgatgcaGTCTGGCTTGGAACAGCAGATGTACAGCGGTACTCTGGACTGCTGGAAGAAGATTTATAGGAAAGAAGGGGTAGTTTCATTTTATCGTGGTGCAGTTTCTAACATGGTTAGGAGTACTGGCGCAGCTGCAATCTTGGTTTTATACGACGAGGTCAAGAAGTTGATGCATTGGGGCAGATTATAACACGAATATCGTTGTGATCTCTTCCCTGTCGCTTCAGCCAGCTTAAGAGAAGGATTAGAGTTATAGAGTAGTGGATACTAGAATGAAGCAATGGGATTTACACAGCAGAAAAATCTTGTAAAAAGCAGATGAGTTTTGATGGTGTAGTTTCGTAACATGCTGTGGGTGACATTCTTTTTGCCGCCTTGCTTTTCGAGGCTCCGGCAATATTTACTCACTGATTTTTACGTCATGAAATTAAAATTTGACTTGGAAACCGTCATtggtaatttaatttttatggaACCGTTCGTTTTTTCTTAGTTGGGAAG
Coding sequences:
- the LOC112173301 gene encoding probable ADP,ATP carrier protein At5g56450, whose amino-acid sequence is MREDDRGPENSGSKQSGPHDWLTNFHRDLMAGAVMGGVVHTIVAPIERAKLLLQTQESNMAILGGGRTKFKGMLDCIARTVREEGILSLWRGNGSSVLRYYPSVALNFSLKDLYRNMLRSGSLDGHFLSGAPANFIAGAAAGCTTLIIIYPLDIAHTRLAADIGRNEARQFRGIYHFLVTIRQKDGTRGIYRGLPASLQGMVVHRGLYFGGFDTMKEILSGNSKKHELELPMWKRWVVAQAVTTSAGLLSYPLDTVRRRMMMQSGLEQQMYSGTLDCWKKIYRKEGVVSFYRGAVSNMVRSTGAAAILVLYDEVKKLMHWGRL